TCATCAACTTGGTTCTCTTTTCCAGCTTTATACGTAGGCATAAGTAAACTCTTGGTGGTATGCTACCCTTTTGGCATGTGGGttgcttattttctttgggAATGCAAATGTTTGAGGTCTTCTTGATCAGAGAAAAATGCCTCTAATGTTTCAAGACTTGTACTACCAGATATAGTTTAAGACTGTAGGTGATGCTTCCTTTTTGTATCATTCAAATTTTCACTATAGAAAGCGATAGAGTGACCACCTTGCATTAAAACACTACCAATGCCAATGTGAGAAGCATCCGTGGAAACTTCAAATATGTACATTCCCCCTCCCACCTTTTTTCTCCTTGTTATTTAATTTTCcatattcaccccccccccaaaaaaaaatactgaattaACCCCAAATTCTCccacgcccaactgcatcataTATAGTCTTAGTGCATTCATCTAATCGGTAAACCTCAAATATTAAGGGCACTTGAAAGAGTTAAATTGTGCTGTTccccttatttattttattttattttattatttttgttttatacaTTGGATATTGTTTTGCTTAATTAAGCAGTCATAACTTGCAACCTTCAACCTTATTGCAGATCATATCATAATGAAGAGCATTACAACAGTGTTCGGTTAAAGGACGATCCTTGTAATGGGCCATCTAAGCCAATCACAATTAAGGTTCTATTTTAGTAACACTTGTACACTAAGTAACTATAGTCTTAGGCTATTATGCTTTCAAGTTTAAACTGAAAAATTGGACTGAAATCCTGACAATGTCTGAAATAAATTTTGGAAGGCGGATGCTAATCTTTCAACAACATCCCAGCAAGGAAAAGCTGCAGTTGCCAAGTCCAAAGGAGCTCCATATGAAAATAATAGAATTGATGCTGGATCAATTAAACTGGTCATGGCTGGAAGTGGTTGTGAAAAGGCTGATAAAGTTGAAGAGGTAGGTCACCACCTTGAATGTATTATCTCTTTAGGCTTCCTGTTGAGACTCTGGTTCCCTCCTTCAAAGTTCAACTTGttgattttaattctttttaatTCAGTATATCCGACTTGTTTTCTTCTGTTAATTCCTTGCATTATTTCTTATTGCAGGTTTTACAAGAACTAGATGGCGATGTTGATGCTGCAATAGAGTTTTTGATTGCAGAGCAAGCAATGGACGGAGCAATGGACGATGATTCAGTTGGAAATTGTAAAATTTCTTCCCAAAATGATCCTACTTCTGGTAATGACCTGCCAGTATTTTTTGCAAATTCGATTTTGgagaagttttttctttttggtccTAGAATGTTGCTTTAATTGTTGATTTATATTCTGATATTATCTTTAGAAAAGTGAAAGGTGGCACATCATGACTACCAACTCTTAAGGACATGCAGTTGTATCATCTCTAGAGCCCCAATTGGTGAAgttaaaaggaaacaaaactgTTAAAATTTGATTTAAAGGAAACAACATTTCAAGTAATAGCTCAATTTTATCGCTCTGGGAAATCAAAATGACTTGGCAAATGAGTGAAATTCGTGGGATGTCATTAAAAAAACTGCTTAATCATGAAAAATTATTGGTTTTACTGAGAATTTTGTTGTGAAAATTCTAGCAAAAGTCTCCCGTACAGGTTTGAACAGAATTTATCATTCTACACAAGTATTAAGGGTCTACTAAGTAAATCTAACAGCTAAATTGAGCCACTTTTAATGACTAAAAGCCTGAATTTCCCTGAATCCTCTTTGTCCACACCAAAATCCCTaatgtgttggaataccaaAGCTACAACCTGTTCAGCAATTCTAGATCacaaatccattttctttttacttCACATTTAAACAAGCCTTAAAACAATTGTCTTCCGAGTCTTTTTCTGCTTTAATAAGATGTTTACACATTCCAGGTCATAATGAAAATTCAAACACTGAGGAGCCAATGGAGTCTGCTCTAGACAAAGCCTCTGAGAATGAAGGACCGAGTAAAGATATCAAACGATCTCATGATGATAAATGCTCTCAACATGATGACAAGGTTTTTACTTGAAACTCTATTGGTCACTGTATTTTACATGAAGTTATATTCTTATTTTCTGACGCTTGGCAATTCTCTtgatcttttcttttaattctgtTAGAAAATCCCAAGAAACAAGGTATGTCCTTGTGGTTCGAAAAAGAAGTACAAGGCTTGTTGTGGATCAGGCATAGGGAGATCTTCTACTGAGTTCATAAAGTATGTTCTTTCACTCTTTAACCTTCTTCTAGTGCAACTTTAACTTCCTATTTTCACTTTCTGCACTATTCATTGAATCAAATGGCAACAAATTTCAGTTGAAATCActgaaataatatttttttttttgggataattaaataattaataaccagaggagagagaaaatacaagggaaagggggaagggaggcttaagccaacaaggaaaagcccaccccaagggggaaaaaaaaaaacaaaaaaccgaCAACTAGAACAGCACAAAACCTGGCTAGCTACCAAACCCAAGATACGAGGGGAACATCAAAAAAAGAGGAgggggggaagggagagggTCAAGAAGGGGGGATGGAGTCAATAGGAAGGTTCCAGGAGGCAATGATGTAGTTGTTTCTTAGGGAGGTGGGGACAGGCTTAGTTTCAAGGTCTGGAGAtgtctctccaactgcctccacacccaatccttcctcatctacAGGCACATTCCTGTCAACCCCTCCTGCTGTCTCTGCCCTCATGCCCTTGAGGACTCTtctcaccttttcttctcttgtcccttctcctcctctgtcTGGAAGAAGGTCCTCTTTAGGTGCTGGCCCTCTCGAAGACCAATCCTCCCTCTTGACAAGGAATCGATTTGGGTTGATATGGCCTTTGCGGGCTCCACCATTTGTGATATCATTGGCAAGCTTGCCTTTTCTGCAACCAtaaaccacctttggatggagcgcaacatTCGTAGATGGTCATCCAATTCCCGCTCTCCGGACAAGATTTGGACTGCCATCTTCTTTAATGTTACCTCCAAAACCTGAAATAATTTGATTTGACAGGGATTGGAAAGAAATGGTACACTGATTATATCAAGATTTGAGATTGCTGACTCATAAAAAATTACAGTTATTTTTCCTTAATCAACCTCACCATAACAGTTTGTTTCATCAGGACCAAACTTGGGACTAATTCAACATTTAATTCCTAGGCATTGTTTGAGCCAATCAAAATTTTGTTAGAGTAGCCTTCTAAGAATGTACTTCAGCATAAATGATAATGTAGGACCAGTTTCCAATTGGTCAACTTGGAATCAATCCCACAATAGGATCCCTCAACCCTTGTATCATTATAATATATCACTAGTTCCAGCAATATAAAATAACAGAATCACCCAACAATAGATGAACCATCAAGGTATTTTAACTCCCACAACCCCAGTAAGGTTCAACAGTGTATTGGTTAATTTACAACCACAACCAAGATAAAATAGAGAGAGCAGGTCTATCGACTGACAGATAACAAGCAGAATACCTAgaaaatcatagttgtcatggcgccaaggcgaaccaaggggCTGGAGGGCTGCCTAAACGCTTAGGCGACAAGGCACCCGCTTTAAGGCGAAcgaggcgaccaagtgttattttttattttccctcttttctaacaatATGTAGTATGTTTCATATACCTtttatcatcaaaaatcaatattaagccacatcaagtcataaaaaatcaacagtaagccacatcaaatcataaaattcAATATTAAGTCACATGaattcataaaaatcaacatttagagaattgttcattctataataagtttgactagtcaaatgacttatttttacatgagactttttggaTTAGGTATAGCACAATACcgactttccaacaagtctaagattacttaaatataAATTGTAATGGCAAagttatgttttggtcaaacttatttaaaTTGTgcaaatgctgttaaaattacctaaatgaaaattcttttatggacatcaaagcaaaagattattttatcggACTGTTTTACCATGAtcagatttataaaatttcaaaattgagaaaaaccccaacatttgaaacttgaaaattgcccctacaaccaaatatctaattttttttcttggactgggggttgactttttatctttttggaatttgatagttaaactatttttattggattcaaataagggggattttcttatttatgaataatatcttaagtaaagaaataacaaatattaaaacatTTACTTCATGTGTCTATGATTGGATATTGTTGGTTTTTCACTTTCATTGATTGTAATACTTAGCTTACATGGGTTTATTTCTTGTATCAGAAGTAAGAAGTTTTCCATTGTTTCCATTTCGCCATTTGGTTCAAAACCAATATGAGTTGTCCCTTCTCCGCCTTCCTCGTCTCCATTGCCCTTAAGGTGCTCTCCCACTCTATCCAATCCTCCACTGACCTTCACCTCATCTTCCCCATCCCTAAATGCAATCCCCTCCTCACCCACCTAGCCTTCGCCGAtgacctcatgatcttctctaaggcAGACCCCTCTTCTATCTCTTCCATTATGTCCTCTCTCAGCCTCTTTGAATCCTGCTCAGGCCTCCGCATCAACTTCCTTGAAtctaatctctttctctctggaGTCTCGGTTCCCATCCAAATATCCAATCCCTCCAAATCACGGGGTTCTCTCTAGGCTCCTTCCCTGACAAGTATCTTAGCCTCCCTCTCATCACTGCCAATCTCTCTGCCCACCATTGCTTTCCTATTCTTGACCTTCTCAGAAAGAGGTTTCAGCTTTGGAAGGGCAAGCTCCTCTCTTATGCAGGCTTCCTTGTCCTTATTCAATCTGTCCTCCAAACCATGTACCTTTATTGGACTAGTATCTTTGTGCTCCCGGCTTCTACCATCAAATCCATTGAGAGTCTTCTCTGCTCCTTTGAAAAGGATCTAACTCCTCTAAATTTCTACACCCTTTGAGTTAGGATCAAGTTTGCCTTCCCAAATCCGAAGGCGGGCTAGGCCTCAGGAGACTTAAAGAGGTCAACTATGTTGGCattctcaagctcatctggaagattgcCTCCAAGAGCAACGATATCTGGGTCTCTTGGGTTTACTCCTCCCTCATAAAAAACAACTCTCCCTAGTCTGTTTCGCCTTCCTCTGATGCCTCTTGGATCTAGCATAAAATCCTCTCCTCCAGGCTTATTGCCTTGGGAGCTATTTCTTACTCCATCGGCAATGGTTCT
This Macadamia integrifolia cultivar HAES 741 chromosome 10, SCU_Mint_v3, whole genome shotgun sequence DNA region includes the following protein-coding sequences:
- the LOC122091887 gene encoding OVARIAN TUMOR DOMAIN-containing deubiquitinating enzyme 7 isoform X2, with the protein product MVQAKHQKIKPKKQVRVKKHVKQTDISEFRSQLDSLGLKIIEVTADGNCFFRALADQLEGNEEEHGKYRSMVVQYILMMSPRWYIRNFDDHGARMIHLSYHNEEHYNSVRLKDDPCNGPSKPITIKADANLSTTSQQGKAAVAKSKGAPYENNRIDAGSIKLVMAGSGCEKADKVEEVLQELDGDVDAAIEFLIAEQAMDGAMDDDSVGNCKISSQNDPTSGHNENSNTEEPMESALDKASENEGPSKDIKRSHDDKCSQHDDKKIPRNKVCPCGSKKKYKACCGSGIGRSSTEFINNHKASSGKGGKERKQGRKGGATKIAPSSGSSDPPDMGALCI
- the LOC122091887 gene encoding OVARIAN TUMOR DOMAIN-containing deubiquitinating enzyme 7 isoform X3, which produces MVVQYILKHREDFEPFIEDEVPFDEYCQFMEKDGTWAGHMELQASSLVTRCNICIHRMMSPRWYIRNFDDHGARMIHLSYHNEEHYNSVRLKDDPCNGPSKPITIKADANLSTTSQQGKAAVAKSKGAPYENNRIDAGSIKLVMAGSGCEKADKVEEVLQELDGDVDAAIEFLIAEQAMDGAMDDDSVGNCKISSQNDPTSGHNENSNTEEPMESALDKASENEGPSKDIKRSHDDKCSQHDDKKIPRNKVCPCGSKKKYKACCGSGIGRSSTEFINNHKASSGKGGKERKQGRKGGATKIAPSSGSSDPPDMGALCI
- the LOC122091887 gene encoding OVARIAN TUMOR DOMAIN-containing deubiquitinating enzyme 7 isoform X1, whose protein sequence is MVQAKHQKIKPKKQVRVKKHVKQTDISEFRSQLDSLGLKIIEVTADGNCFFRALADQLEGNEEEHGKYRSMVVQYILKHREDFEPFIEDEVPFDEYCQFMEKDGTWAGHMELQASSLVTRCNICIHRMMSPRWYIRNFDDHGARMIHLSYHNEEHYNSVRLKDDPCNGPSKPITIKADANLSTTSQQGKAAVAKSKGAPYENNRIDAGSIKLVMAGSGCEKADKVEEVLQELDGDVDAAIEFLIAEQAMDGAMDDDSVGNCKISSQNDPTSGHNENSNTEEPMESALDKASENEGPSKDIKRSHDDKCSQHDDKKIPRNKVCPCGSKKKYKACCGSGIGRSSTEFINNHKASSGKGGKERKQGRKGGATKIAPSSGSSDPPDMGALCI